A genomic region of Vitis vinifera cultivar Pinot Noir 40024 chromosome 7, ASM3070453v1 contains the following coding sequences:
- the LOC100249503 gene encoding WEB family protein At3g02930, chloroplastic: protein MQQHMGNIQDELRKTQKQLYEAEEERDRAVDELREMKKVAQEANMRLSEALSSKRSGELYTELSAAKKSLSDATRELQLKEKGMESLRLELEKVQLVELKLAERDAAVDKLKKELNIAKITESHTVDSLSESKARIQELERELEKKKNSEAQVFDSLVSQTKQLEQTKILLEESKLEIASLHDRVQSLEGSYGQSSRDLDLFNNCLENSHSRKEELESLKSDLHQAKGNLAHAQEAEHLASSQTQAVLQEMGLLKSELKLALEAEEKSKKAMDDLALALTEVATEANRAKEKLSSTQAELANKKEEAEQLKQTLKSTESKYQILLDEARKEMECCRNISERLRSEAEESLLAWNLKETEFVNCMKEAEEEKIAIQQENTRMTESMKAAEDMKKASREENHKLRDILRQALNESNVAKEAAGIARAENSQLKDCLTEKDDALDFFTRENERLRVSEAAANENIKELKYLLSTVSAKEVKTEEKEVAEVKTHKPTAKVKPEDKEVAEVKAHKPNAKVKPEDKEVAEVKTHKPTAKVKAEDKEVAEVKAQKPPLKEHHDGKKARNTFSFDLEELKIPVKPKDEDEDFLIEEALKGSIFDTKSPPMPVHHHRKMSSSIFTDDGETICSEDFDNLEGQHFDEAEHERSSHRKKKALLRRFGDLIRRRSFHQKAGMNEPNAQ, encoded by the coding sequence ATGCAGCAACATATGGGTAACATTCAAGATGAACTGAGGAAGACTCAGAAGCAACTGTATGAGGCAGAGGAAGAAAGAGATCGAGCAGTTGATGAGCTGAGAGAGATGAAGAAAGTGGCTCAGGAGGCCAACATGAGGCTAAGTGAAGCATTGTCCTCTAAGAGATCAGGAGAGCTATACACAGAGCTCAGTGCGGCAAAGAAGTCACTATCTGATGCAACTCGAGAATTGCAACTCAAAGAGAAGGGTATGGAATCTTTGAGACTTGAACTTGAAAAGGTGCAACTAGTGGAACTGAAATTGGCAGAGAGGGATGCTGCAGTTGATAAGTTGAAGAAGGAGCTTAATATTGCCAAAATTACAGAGAGTCACACAGTGGATTCATTGTCTGAAAGTAAGGCGAGAATTCAGGAGCTGGAGAGAGagctagagaaaaaaaagaactcGGAAGCCCAAGTGTTTGATTCACTGGTCTCCCAAACAAAGCAGCTTGAGCAAACCAAGATTTTGCTTGAAGAGTCCAAGCTTGAAATTGCTTCTCTTCATGACAGGGTGCAGAGCTTGGAGGGCTCATATGGACAAAGTAGTAGGGATCTCGATTTATTTAACAACTGCCTTGAGAATTCCCATTCCAGAAAAGAAGAATTAGAGAGTCTCAAGTCTGATCTTCATCAGGCAAAAGGGAATCTGGCTCATGCCCAAGAGGCTGAACATCTTGCTTCATCACAGACTCAGGCTGTGCTTCAAGAAATGGGCTTGCTAAAGTCTGAGCTGAAGTTGGCTTTAGAGGCAGAAGAAAAGAGCAAGAAAGCCATGGATGATCTAGCATTAGCCCTCACAGAAGTTGCCACTGAAGCCAATCGAGCAAAGGAGAAGCTCAGTTCAACACAAGCAGAACTGGCGAATAAAAAAGAGGAGGCTGAGCAATTGAAGCAGACATTGAAGAGCACCGAAAGCAAGTATCAAATACTCTTAGATGAAGCAAGGAAAGAAATGGAATGTTGTAGGAACATTTCAGAGCGATTGAGATCAGAAGCCGAGGAATCACTTCTGGCCTGGAATTTGAAGGAAACTGAATTTGTCAATTGCATGAAAGAGGCTGAAGAGGAAAAGATTGCCATACAACAAGAGAATACTAGAATGACGGAGTCGATGAAAGCTGCTGAGGACATGAAGAAGGCATCAAGGGAAGAGAATCACAAGTTGCGGGATATCCTTAGACAGGCCCTAAACGAATCTAATGTGGCAAAAGAAGCAGCAGGGATTGCCAGGGCAGAAAATTCCCAACTCAAGGATTGTCTGACTGAAAAAGATGATGCTTTGGATTTTTTCACCCGAGAAAACGAACGGCTTCGGGTCAGTGAAGCTGCAGCTAATGAGAACATCAAGGAACTGAAGTATTTGCTCTCTACGGTCTCAGCAAAGGAAGTCAAAACAGAAGAGAAGGAGGTGGCAGAGGTTAAGACTCATAAACCAACGGCCAAAGTGAAACCAGAAGACAAGGAAGTGGCAGAGGTTAAGGCACATAAACCAAATGCTAAGGTGAAACCAGAAGACAAGGAGGTTGCAGAGGTTAAGACTCATAAACCAACAGCCAAGGTGAAAGCAGAAGACAAGGAGGTGGCAGAAGTTAAAGCACAGAAACCACCCCTGAAGGAGCATCATGATGGTAAGAAAGCGAGGAACACCTTTAGTTTTGACCTAGAAGAGCTGAAAATACCAGTTAAGCCCaaggatgaagatgaagatttccTCATAGAGGAGGCACTTAAGGGCTCCATATTTGATACAAAATCACCACCTATGCCGGTGCACCATCACCGGAAAATGTCTTCCTCCATTTTCACTGATGATGGAGAAACAATATGTTCAGAAGATTTTGATAATCTAGAAGGGCAGCATTTTGATGAGGCAGAGCATGAAAGGAGCTCACACAGAAAAAAGAAAGCATTGCTCCGAAGGTTTGGAGACCTTATCAGGAGAAGAAGTTTTCACCAGAAAGCAGGTATGAATGAGCCGAATGCCCAATAA
- the LOC100854306 gene encoding pentatricopeptide repeat-containing protein At4g02750 isoform X1 has product MLVICFSPPCFLPRSPSIIRTIFLPIFHSFNRQFHPLSIKLFSTQDVYAFNVQIGNLARAGNIGAARQLFDEMPHRDTVSWNSIITGYWQNGCFDESKRLFGLMPTKNVVSWNSMIAGCIEDERIDEAWQYFQAMPQRNTASWNAMISGLVRYDRVEEASRLFEEMPRRNVISYTAMVDGYAKIGEIEQARALFNCMPQKNVVSWTVMISGYVENGKFDEAENLFEQMPDKNIVAMTAMITGYCKEGKTDKAKILFDQIPCRDLASWNAMITGYAQNGSGEEALKLHSQMLKMGMQPDHSTLISVLTACSSLASLQEGRKTHVLVLKSGYESRISICNALITMYCKCGSILDSELAFRQIDHPDVVSWNAMIAAFARHGFYDRALASFGEMRSNRVEPDGITFLSLLSACGHAGKVHESLNWFNSMIESYKIVPRPEHFACLVDILSRGGQVEKAYKIIQEMPFEADCGIWGALLAACHVHLNVKLGELAAKKIVELEPQNSGAYVVLSNIYAAAGMWGEVTRVRGLMREQGVKKQPAYSWMEIDNKVHFFLGDDASHPEIHRIRLELKGMKLQMIADDDIEEVFSACSC; this is encoded by the exons ATGCTTGTCATCTGTTTCTCCCCACCTTGTTTTCTACCCAGATCTCCCTCCATCATTCGAACCATTTTCCTTCCAATTTTCCATTCCTTTAATCGCCAATTCCATCCTCTATCCATTAAGCTTTTCTCCACCCAAGATGTTTATGCCTTCAATGTCCAGATTGGCAATCTTGCTCGTGCCGGCAACATTGGAGCCGCCCGCCAACTGTTCGACGAAATGCCCCATAGAGATACCGTTTCTTGGAATTCTATTATTACTGGCTACTGGCAAAATGGGTGCTTTGATGAGTCCAAGAGGTTGTTTGGATTGATGCCCACCAAAAATGTGGTTTCTTGGAATTCCATGATTGCTGGATGTATCGAGGATGAGAGGATCGACGAAGCGTGGCAGTATTTTCAGGCAATGCCTCAGAGAAATACAGCATCATGGAATGCCATGATTTCGGGATTAGTTAGGTATGATCGAGTCGAGGAAGCTAGTAGGCTTTTTGAAGAGATGCCAAGGAGGAACGTAATTTCATATACTGCTATGGTTGATGGGTATGCCAAGATAGGGGAGATTGAGCAAGCACGAGCTTTATTTAATTGTATGCCGCAGAAGAatgttgtttcttggacggtGATGATTAGTGGGTATGTTGAGAATGGGAAATTTGACGAGGCCGAGAACCTGTTTGAGCAAATGCCAGATAAAAATATTGTTGCAATGACAGCGATGATCACAGGATATTGTAAGGAAGGGAAGACGGACAAAGCAAAAATTCTGTTTGATCAAATCCCGTGTAGGGACCTTGCCTCTTGGAATGCAATGATAACAG GTTATGCACAAAATGGAAGTGGTGAGGAAGCATTGAAGTTACATTCGCAAATGCTCAAGATGGGTATGCAGCCAGATCACTCAACCCTTATTTCAGTTCTTACTGCATGTTCTAGTCTTGCATCATTGcaagaaggaagaaaaactCATGTACTTGTTCTCAAGAGTGGGTATGAATCACGTATATCCATATGCAATGCTTTGATTACTATGTACTGCAAATGTGGTAGCATCCTTGATTCTGAACTAGCTTTCAGACAAATTGACCATCCAGATGTCGTCTCATGGAATGCCATGATTGCTGCATTTGCGCGACATGGCTTCTATGACAGAGCTCTTGCTTCCTTTGGTGAGATGAGATCGAATAGGGTTGAACCAGATGGGATAACATTTCTGAGCTTATTATCTGCTTGTGGTCATGCAGGAAAGGTGCATGAGAGCCTCAATTGGTTTAATTCAATGATTGAAAGTTACAAAATTGTCCCCAGGCCTGAACACTTTGCTTGCTTGGTTGACATATTGAGTCGAGGAGGTCAGGTGGAGAAGGCCTACAAGATAATCCAAGAGATGCCGTTTGAGGCAGATTGTGGGATATGGGGTGCTCTTCTTGCAGCCTGTCATGTTCATCTAAATGTAAAGTTAGGTGAATTGGCAGCTAAGAAAATTGTGGAATTGGAGCCCCAAAACTCAGGGGCTTATGTTGTCCTATCTAATATATATGCTGCTGCAGGCATGTGGGGGGAAGTTACAAGAGTGAGAGGTTTGATGAGAGAACAGGGAGTTAAGAAGCAACCTGCATATAGCTGGATGGAGATTGACAATAAAGTGCATTTCTTCTTGGGAGATGATGCATCTCATCCAGAAATTCATAGAATTCGTTTGGAGCTCAAGGGGATGAAGTTACAGATGATAGCGGATGATGATATTGAAGAAGTTTTTTCAGCATGTTCCTGTTGA
- the LOC100854306 gene encoding pentatricopeptide repeat-containing protein At4g02750 isoform X2, with product MLVICFSPPCFLPRSPSIIRTIFLPIFHSFNRQFHPLSIKLFSTQDVYAFNVQIGNLARAGNIGAARQLFDEMPHRDTVSWNSIITGYWQNGCFDESKRLFGLMPTKNVVSWNSMIAGCIEDERIDEAWQYFQAMPQRNTASWNAMISGLVRYDRVEEASRLFEEMPRRNVISYTAMVDGYAKIGEIEQARALFNCMPQKNVVSWTVMISGYVENGKFDEAENLFEQMPDKNIVAMTAMITGYCKEGKTDKAKILFDQIPCRDLASWNAMITGYAQNGSGEEALKLHSQMLKMGKVHESLNWFNSMIESYKIVPRPEHFACLVDILSRGGQVEKAYKIIQEMPFEADCGIWGALLAACHVHLNVKLGELAAKKIVELEPQNSGAYVVLSNIYAAAGMWGEVTRVRGLMREQGVKKQPAYSWMEIDNKVHFFLGDDASHPEIHRIRLELKGMKLQMIADDDIEEVFSACSC from the exons ATGCTTGTCATCTGTTTCTCCCCACCTTGTTTTCTACCCAGATCTCCCTCCATCATTCGAACCATTTTCCTTCCAATTTTCCATTCCTTTAATCGCCAATTCCATCCTCTATCCATTAAGCTTTTCTCCACCCAAGATGTTTATGCCTTCAATGTCCAGATTGGCAATCTTGCTCGTGCCGGCAACATTGGAGCCGCCCGCCAACTGTTCGACGAAATGCCCCATAGAGATACCGTTTCTTGGAATTCTATTATTACTGGCTACTGGCAAAATGGGTGCTTTGATGAGTCCAAGAGGTTGTTTGGATTGATGCCCACCAAAAATGTGGTTTCTTGGAATTCCATGATTGCTGGATGTATCGAGGATGAGAGGATCGACGAAGCGTGGCAGTATTTTCAGGCAATGCCTCAGAGAAATACAGCATCATGGAATGCCATGATTTCGGGATTAGTTAGGTATGATCGAGTCGAGGAAGCTAGTAGGCTTTTTGAAGAGATGCCAAGGAGGAACGTAATTTCATATACTGCTATGGTTGATGGGTATGCCAAGATAGGGGAGATTGAGCAAGCACGAGCTTTATTTAATTGTATGCCGCAGAAGAatgttgtttcttggacggtGATGATTAGTGGGTATGTTGAGAATGGGAAATTTGACGAGGCCGAGAACCTGTTTGAGCAAATGCCAGATAAAAATATTGTTGCAATGACAGCGATGATCACAGGATATTGTAAGGAAGGGAAGACGGACAAAGCAAAAATTCTGTTTGATCAAATCCCGTGTAGGGACCTTGCCTCTTGGAATGCAATGATAACAG GTTATGCACAAAATGGAAGTGGTGAGGAAGCATTGAAGTTACATTCGCAAATGCTCAAGATGG GAAAGGTGCATGAGAGCCTCAATTGGTTTAATTCAATGATTGAAAGTTACAAAATTGTCCCCAGGCCTGAACACTTTGCTTGCTTGGTTGACATATTGAGTCGAGGAGGTCAGGTGGAGAAGGCCTACAAGATAATCCAAGAGATGCCGTTTGAGGCAGATTGTGGGATATGGGGTGCTCTTCTTGCAGCCTGTCATGTTCATCTAAATGTAAAGTTAGGTGAATTGGCAGCTAAGAAAATTGTGGAATTGGAGCCCCAAAACTCAGGGGCTTATGTTGTCCTATCTAATATATATGCTGCTGCAGGCATGTGGGGGGAAGTTACAAGAGTGAGAGGTTTGATGAGAGAACAGGGAGTTAAGAAGCAACCTGCATATAGCTGGATGGAGATTGACAATAAAGTGCATTTCTTCTTGGGAGATGATGCATCTCATCCAGAAATTCATAGAATTCGTTTGGAGCTCAAGGGGATGAAGTTACAGATGATAGCGGATGATGATATTGAAGAAGTTTTTTCAGCATGTTCCTGTTGA
- the LOC100265845 gene encoding histone H3.3, with protein sequence MARTKQTARKSTGGKAPRKQLATKAARKSAPTTGGVKKPHRYRPGTVALREIRKYQKSTELLIRKLPFQRLVREIAQDFKTDLRFQSHAVLALQEAAEAYLVGLFEDTNLCAIHAKRVTIMPKDIQLARRIRGERA encoded by the exons ATGGCTCGTACCAAGCAAACTGCTCGTAAGTCCACGGGAGGAAAGGCTCCTAGGAAGCAACTCGCGACCAAG GCTGCCCGCAAGTCTGCCCCAACCACTGGTGGTGTGAAGAAGCCTCATCGTTACCGCCCTGGTACCGTCGCCCTTCG TGAAATTCGAAAGTACCAGAAGAGCACTGAGCTTTTGATCAGGAAACTCCCATTCCAGAGGCTGGTCAGAGAAATTGCCCAGGACTTCAAG ACTGATCTGCGTTTCCAGAGCCATGCTGTGCTGGCACTGCAGGAGGCCGCGGAGGCCTACCTTGTGGGTCTGTTTGAAGACACTAACCTCTGTGCAATCCATGCTAAGCGTGTTACAATCATGCCCAAGGATATTCAACTCGCCAGGAGAATCAGGGGTGAGCGTGCTTAA
- the LOC100264912 gene encoding 14-3-3 protein 2 isoform X1 codes for MAATSAREENVYMAKLAEQAERYEEMVQFMEKVTAEAEELTVEERNLLSVAYKNVIGARRASWRIISSIEQKEESRGNEDHVATIRGYRSKIESELSSICDGILRLLDSRLIPSATSGDSKVFYLKMKGDYHRYLAEFKTGAERKEAAESTLAAYKSAQDIATVELAPTHPIRLGLALNFSVFYYEILNSPDRACNLAKQAFDEAIAELDTLGEESYKDSTLIMQLLRDNLTLWTSDMQVIIIFYLNWYGCHLSHCRFTYGMYFVGSDSG; via the exons ATGGCGGCTACTTCAGCTCGCGAAGAGAATGTTTACATGGCGAAGCTGGCCGAGCAAGCCGAGCGCTACGAGGAGATGGTTCAATTCATGGAAAAAGTGACCGCCGAAGCCGAGGAGCTGACCGTGGAGGAGCGCAATCTCCTCTCTGTTGCCTACAAGAACGTGATCGGCGCGCGCCGAGCCTCTTGGCGCATCATCTCCTCCATTGAGCAGAAGGAGGAGAGCCGTGGCAACGAGGACCACGTCGCTACCATCCGTGGCTACAGATCCAAGATCGAGTCCGAGCTGTCCTCCATCTGCGACGGTATTCTTCGCCTGCTGGATTCGCGGCTTATCCCTTCGGCTACGTCCGGTGACTCGAAGGTGttttatttgaagatgaaggGCGATTATCATCGCTATCTGGCTGAGTTCAAGACCGGAGCCGAGAGGAAAGAGGCGGCGGAGAGCACTCTCGCAGCTTATAAATCGGCGCAG GATATTGCAACAGTGGAATTGGCTCCAACCCATCCTATTCGCCTGGGACTTGCACTTAACTTCTCTGTCTTTTACTATGAGATTCTGAATTCCCCGGATCGTGCTTGTAATCTTGCTAAACAG GCTTTTGATGAAGCCATTGCTGAGTTGGATACCCTGGGAGAGGAGTCTTACAAGGACAGCACTTTGATAATGCAGCTTCTTCGTGATAACCTGACTTTGTGGACTTCAGATATGCAGGTCATTATTATCTTCTATTTGAATTGGTATGGTTGTCATCTTTCTCACTGTAGGTTTACTTATGGGATGTATTTTGTTGGTTCTGATTCAGGATGA
- the LOC100264912 gene encoding 14-3-3-like protein isoform X2, giving the protein MAATSAREENVYMAKLAEQAERYEEMVQFMEKVTAEAEELTVEERNLLSVAYKNVIGARRASWRIISSIEQKEESRGNEDHVATIRGYRSKIESELSSICDGILRLLDSRLIPSATSGDSKVFYLKMKGDYHRYLAEFKTGAERKEAAESTLAAYKSAQDIATVELAPTHPIRLGLALNFSVFYYEILNSPDRACNLAKQAFDEAIAELDTLGEESYKDSTLIMQLLRDNLTLWTSDMQDDGGDEIKEAPKHDEE; this is encoded by the exons ATGGCGGCTACTTCAGCTCGCGAAGAGAATGTTTACATGGCGAAGCTGGCCGAGCAAGCCGAGCGCTACGAGGAGATGGTTCAATTCATGGAAAAAGTGACCGCCGAAGCCGAGGAGCTGACCGTGGAGGAGCGCAATCTCCTCTCTGTTGCCTACAAGAACGTGATCGGCGCGCGCCGAGCCTCTTGGCGCATCATCTCCTCCATTGAGCAGAAGGAGGAGAGCCGTGGCAACGAGGACCACGTCGCTACCATCCGTGGCTACAGATCCAAGATCGAGTCCGAGCTGTCCTCCATCTGCGACGGTATTCTTCGCCTGCTGGATTCGCGGCTTATCCCTTCGGCTACGTCCGGTGACTCGAAGGTGttttatttgaagatgaaggGCGATTATCATCGCTATCTGGCTGAGTTCAAGACCGGAGCCGAGAGGAAAGAGGCGGCGGAGAGCACTCTCGCAGCTTATAAATCGGCGCAG GATATTGCAACAGTGGAATTGGCTCCAACCCATCCTATTCGCCTGGGACTTGCACTTAACTTCTCTGTCTTTTACTATGAGATTCTGAATTCCCCGGATCGTGCTTGTAATCTTGCTAAACAG GCTTTTGATGAAGCCATTGCTGAGTTGGATACCCTGGGAGAGGAGTCTTACAAGGACAGCACTTTGATAATGCAGCTTCTTCGTGATAACCTGACTTTGTGGACTTCAGATATGCAG GATGATGGTGGTGATGAGATCAAAGAAGCACCCAAACATGATGAGGAATAG